The genomic interval TCAAATGGATATTGCCACAGCTCGACAACAAGCTGAAAATTCTGAAGTAACTATAAGTGGAGTCGTAACAAATGGCGACGAACTAGGAAGTCCCATCCGCTATATTGAAGATGGAACTGCTGGAATTGCAATCTATGACCCCGAAAACACAGAAGGTGTTAATAGAGGCGATAGCATTACAGTTACTGGCATACTAGTTGACTATAATGGTCTACTTGAAATTCAGCCAGTTAGCAACCTTATTAATCATGGTAATGGATACAGTATTACACCTCAAACCATTACTCCAAATTCAATTGGAGAGGAGACAGAATCCGAGCTTGTAAGTATTGAAAATGTAGTGTTTGAAAATTCTGGTCAACTGTTTAGTGTTGGAATACACAATTTTAGTGTAGGAGGTCAGAACGGAATGATTTATGTAAAGGCTGATTGTGATATAGAAAATACTCTAATCCCTTCTTGCCCAGTTAAACTGACTGCTATATCATCGCAATATTCATTTACTGGATTTGATGGCTATCAGTTACTGGTAAGAGACGAAAATGATTTTGAATTCAGCGGTGGCATTTGTTACAATTCACCATTGACACAAAGTGATATCACTACTACAAGCTTTATCGTAAATTTTACAACTAATAGTATTGCTGCTTCAGAATTAAGTTACGGACTAACAACAGACCTTGAACTAGGCACTGTAAATTCTGATAGTGGTTATGTTTTTAATCATGCTATTTCTTTAGATAATCTTGAGGCAGGAAGTATATATTATGTTCAAGCATTATCCTATGAGGGCAGCGATAGTGCATATTCCGCTGTATTTGCTTTTGCTACTCAATCAACATCTTCTGGAAAAATAAGAGTGTGTTTCAATAATCCCGTTGACACAACAGTAGCAACAATTGAAAATGCTCAATTCTCGGGTGTATTTACCAACGATAGCATTAAAGCTTACATTGATAAAGCAGATTCTACACTTGATATTGCCGTTTATAACCACTCGGACAACATGATTGCTAACGCTATTAATGATGCCTACGAAAGAGGAGTTAGAGTAAGGTATATCACTTGCGAATCAACAACGACAGCTGCTTTAGGAACTCTAAACAGCAATATTCCACGAATTGAACGCCCTGAAGGAATGGGAATTATGCACAATAAATTTATTGTGATTGATGCTGATGTAGCAGATAGTGCATGGGTGCTTTCTGGCTCAACAAACTGGACTTCTAGTCAGATTTTTGATGACCCTAACCATATCATTATGGTGCAGGACCAGTCCGTAGCTAGAACTTATGAATTAGAATTCAATGAAATGTGGGGTTCTGATGGCAATGAACCTGACGATGAAAACGCAAAGTTTGGAAGCAATAAAACTAATAATACTCCACATCATTTTATAGTGAACGGCAACGATTTTGAAGTTTATTTTTCTCCTACTGACAATACAACCTTGAACATCTCTAATGCATTAAAATCTGCTGATGATGAAATCGATTTTGCTCTCTTAGTATTCACCAATAATCAACTAGGCACTACTATTGCAGAAGAACATGAAAGTGGAGTCGAAGTAAATGGCATTATCGAACAAATTAATACAGAAGGTTCAGAATATGATTTTTTAGTAGAAGAAGGCGTTAATGTCATTTCACATCAAGGATTTGGCGATAGCTTTCACCATAAATACTGCATTGTTGACCACGATAATACGGATTCAGACCCATTAGTTATTACCGGTTCTCACAATTGGTCAGGTGCAGCAGAAACTAATAATGATGAAAACACCATGATTATTCATGATGCTAATATTGCCAATCAGTTCTTTCAAGAGTTTAATGAACGAATGAATGAAATAGAAAATCAAGTAGAGCCGTCATTTAATTGCGTTGGTGAAGCGTGTATTGATCCAATGGACGGAAGTGGAACGTATTCATCATTAGTAGCTTGCGAATACGTTTGTTCTCCTGCATCAATACATGAATTAGTACAAGGCAATATTCAAGTTTACCCTAACCCTAATGAAGGTAAGTTTACTATTCAGATTAATAGTTTAATATCTACCACATTAAAATACAGAATCTCTGACTTGCAAGGAAAGATTGTAGTTGAAAACAAGGTGAATCTTCTAAAAGGGATGAATAAATTGGAAATAAACGAAAACATCACAACAGGATTTTATTTTGTTGAAATGGCTAACGAACGCATTAAAATTATCGTTCAATAACTAAAGACAAAAACGCACCGTCATTTCAAAAAATGACTGAGGACTTTCGGCATGTAACCAATGACCAACATTAGGAATTGTCTCTATTTCAGCATCTGTGAAATGCTCAAATATTAGGTCTTCATCGTGGTCTTGTATATAATTTGAGCTACCTCCTTTGATAAATAAAGTTGGTATTGAACATCGAACATGCTCGTTAAGTGCTTCACCAACATTAGCAATATTTTTAGAAATGGAATCTAGATTAAATCGAAAATCCAACTGACCTTTTTCTTTCCAATACATACTTTTTAAGAGAAATTGACGAACATCTACTTCATCAATATGTTCAGATAGAACTGCATCAGCTTGAGAGCGAGACTTAAGCTCTGAAAAATCAAGTGATTTTAATCCTGCAATAATTTTGTCATGATGAATAGGATAAAAACGAGGAGAAATATCTACAACAACTAATTTGGCTAATAACTCAGGGTGGCTTACCGCAAACTGCATAGCTGTTTTACCGCCTAAAGAATGACCTATGATGATAGAATTTTCCAATTTATTATCCTCTATATACAACAACAAATCGTTTGATAAAACTTCGTAAGAAAAATCATCAGCATGTGGCGAACGCCCATGGTTTCTTTGATCTATAAGATGAACTTCA from Flavobacteriales bacterium carries:
- a CDS encoding phospholipase D-like domain-containing protein, which gives rise to MKNIFLLCAAIICQTSVFAQMDIATARQQAENSEVTISGVVTNGDELGSPIRYIEDGTAGIAIYDPENTEGVNRGDSITVTGILVDYNGLLEIQPVSNLINHGNGYSITPQTITPNSIGEETESELVSIENVVFENSGQLFSVGIHNFSVGGQNGMIYVKADCDIENTLIPSCPVKLTAISSQYSFTGFDGYQLLVRDENDFEFSGGICYNSPLTQSDITTTSFIVNFTTNSIAASELSYGLTTDLELGTVNSDSGYVFNHAISLDNLEAGSIYYVQALSYEGSDSAYSAVFAFATQSTSSGKIRVCFNNPVDTTVATIENAQFSGVFTNDSIKAYIDKADSTLDIAVYNHSDNMIANAINDAYERGVRVRYITCESTTTAALGTLNSNIPRIERPEGMGIMHNKFIVIDADVADSAWVLSGSTNWTSSQIFDDPNHIIMVQDQSVARTYELEFNEMWGSDGNEPDDENAKFGSNKTNNTPHHFIVNGNDFEVYFSPTDNTTLNISNALKSADDEIDFALLVFTNNQLGTTIAEEHESGVEVNGIIEQINTEGSEYDFLVEEGVNVISHQGFGDSFHHKYCIVDHDNTDSDPLVITGSHNWSGAAETNNDENTMIIHDANIANQFFQEFNERMNEIENQVEPSFNCVGEACIDPMDGSGTYSSLVACEYVCSPASIHELVQGNIQVYPNPNEGKFTIQINSLISTTLKYRISDLQGKIVVENKVNLLKGMNKLEINENITTGFYFVEMANERIKIIVQ
- a CDS encoding alpha/beta fold hydrolase, encoding MKLYSRIIGQGQPLLIIHGLFGMSDNWQSLAKLFADYFEVHLIDQRNHGRSPHADDFSYEVLSNDLLLYIEDNKLENSIIIGHSLGGKTAMQFAVSHPELLAKLVVVDISPRFYPIHHDKIIAGLKSLDFSELKSRSQADAVLSEHIDEVDVRQFLLKSMYWKEKGQLDFRFNLDSISKNIANVGEALNEHVRCSIPTLFIKGGSSNYIQDHDEDLIFEHFTDAEIETIPNVGHWLHAESPQSFFEMTVRFCL